A genome region from Mycobacterium florentinum includes the following:
- a CDS encoding glycoside hydrolase family 16 protein, with product MDRRRMLLTTGLGILAAAASTPLPEALASPSTPAAPAAGPGGPYIFADEFDGPAGSLPDPGKWTIQTWQDDVYPPVEGIYRADPQNVFQDGHSNLVLRATHDFLANTYYTGKLRGNFRSMINQTWEAKIKLDCLTPGLWPSFWGVNEDPLPDGEVDIFEWYGNGQWAPGTTVHAASNGKTWEGKSIPGLVDGDWHTWRMHWGEKGFEFSRDGSEYFKVPNKPIHVAGNPPEDMRWPFNNPGYWMTPMFTLAVGGVGAGDPAAGVFPASMLVDYIRIW from the coding sequence ATGGATCGTCGCCGCATGTTGTTGACGACGGGGCTCGGCATCCTGGCGGCAGCGGCGTCGACGCCGCTCCCCGAAGCGCTGGCGTCCCCCTCCACGCCGGCCGCGCCGGCCGCCGGTCCCGGCGGGCCGTACATCTTTGCCGACGAGTTCGACGGCCCCGCGGGCTCTCTTCCCGATCCGGGCAAGTGGACGATCCAGACCTGGCAAGACGACGTCTACCCGCCGGTCGAGGGGATTTACCGCGCCGACCCCCAAAACGTATTCCAGGACGGTCACTCCAACCTCGTCTTGCGCGCCACCCATGACTTCCTGGCCAACACCTACTACACCGGCAAGCTGCGCGGAAACTTCCGCAGCATGATCAACCAGACCTGGGAAGCAAAGATCAAACTCGACTGCCTGACCCCCGGCCTGTGGCCGTCGTTCTGGGGAGTCAACGAAGACCCGTTGCCCGACGGCGAGGTGGACATTTTCGAGTGGTACGGCAACGGCCAATGGGCCCCCGGTACCACGGTCCACGCGGCATCCAACGGCAAGACCTGGGAAGGCAAATCGATTCCCGGTCTGGTCGACGGTGACTGGCACACTTGGCGGATGCATTGGGGCGAAAAGGGATTCGAATTCTCGCGCGACGGGTCCGAGTACTTCAAGGTCCCGAACAAACCCATCCACGTGGCCGGCAACCCGCCGGAAGACATGCGCTGGCCGTTCAACAATCCCGGCTACTGGATGACGCCGATGTTCACCCTGGCGGTCGGTGGCGTCGGCGCCGGTGATCCCGCCGCGGGTGTCTTCCCGGCGTCCATGCTGGTCGACTACATCCGCATCTGGTAG
- a CDS encoding glycosyltransferase family 39 protein: MSGRRVLDPLIVAVLATAVSLVGAGRPSFWYDEAATISAAYSRSPAQLWQMLSNVDAVHGLYYLLMHGWFQLVAPSEFWSRAPSGLAVGGAAAGIVVLGNQFSSRTVALTAGVICAILPRSTWAGIEARPYALSMMAAVWLTVLFVYATRRSSAWIWAAYGVAQAFSVVLDVYLVLLLLVHFAFVCAFLRRRSVVTGFVVTSVLASCAVAPFLFVAAGQVHQISWVAPIGHRTIEDVTVQQYFERSPPFAVLSALVIATAFAVWRWTSTKLVAADRQLLTLAAAWLLLPTALIVAWSAWVHPIYTPRYLCFTAPAIALVLGVCIGALAAKPWVAPAIVALFAVAAAPNYLWVQHNPYAKYGMDYSQVADLITAQAAPGDCLLINDTVTFMPAPMRPLMAARPDAYRKLIDLTLWQRATARRDVFDTNLIPQVVAQPLSQCRVVWIITQADESMPAHEQGSALPPGPRYGATPAFAVPHDLGFRLVERWQFNLVQVFKAQR; this comes from the coding sequence GTGTCAGGGCGTCGCGTGCTGGACCCGCTGATCGTCGCAGTATTGGCCACCGCGGTAAGTCTGGTCGGCGCCGGCCGCCCCTCGTTCTGGTACGACGAGGCCGCGACCATTTCGGCCGCATACAGTCGTTCGCCGGCTCAGCTGTGGCAGATGCTGAGCAACGTCGACGCCGTCCATGGCCTGTACTACCTGCTGATGCACGGCTGGTTCCAGCTCGTCGCGCCCAGCGAGTTCTGGTCCCGTGCGCCAAGCGGTCTGGCCGTCGGGGGCGCCGCGGCCGGAATCGTGGTGCTGGGCAACCAGTTTTCCTCTCGCACCGTGGCGCTGACCGCCGGAGTTATCTGCGCGATCTTGCCGCGTTCGACGTGGGCGGGCATCGAAGCTCGCCCGTACGCCCTGTCGATGATGGCCGCGGTGTGGCTGACCGTTTTGTTCGTCTACGCGACGCGTCGCAGCAGCGCCTGGATTTGGGCGGCTTACGGTGTTGCTCAAGCATTTTCGGTCGTGCTCGATGTGTACCTCGTGCTGCTGTTGCTGGTGCACTTCGCGTTCGTCTGCGCCTTCCTGCGCAGGCGGTCGGTGGTGACCGGCTTTGTCGTCACATCCGTTCTGGCAAGTTGTGCCGTGGCGCCGTTTCTGTTCGTGGCGGCGGGTCAGGTGCATCAGATCAGTTGGGTCGCACCGATCGGGCACCGAACGATCGAGGACGTGACGGTCCAGCAATACTTCGAGCGGAGCCCACCGTTCGCCGTGCTGTCTGCCCTGGTGATCGCGACAGCCTTTGCCGTGTGGCGCTGGACGTCGACGAAACTCGTTGCGGCAGATCGGCAGTTGCTGACTTTGGCGGCCGCGTGGCTGTTGTTACCGACCGCCCTGATCGTGGCTTGGTCGGCATGGGTTCACCCGATCTACACGCCGCGCTATCTGTGCTTCACTGCACCGGCGATCGCGCTGGTCCTGGGTGTCTGCATTGGCGCGCTCGCGGCCAAACCCTGGGTTGCGCCGGCGATCGTTGCCCTCTTCGCGGTCGCGGCGGCGCCGAATTACCTATGGGTGCAACACAACCCGTATGCCAAGTACGGGATGGACTACAGCCAGGTGGCGGATCTGATCACCGCCCAGGCGGCGCCGGGTGATTGCCTGCTGATAAACGACACTGTGACGTTTATGCCCGCACCGATGCGGCCGTTGATGGCGGCACGCCCCGATGCCTACCGGAAGCTGATCGACCTCACCCTGTGGCAACGGGCAACGGCGCGCCGGGACGTCTTCGACACCAACCTGATCCCGCAGGTCGTCGCCCAACCGCTGAGCCAGTGTCGCGTGGTGTGGATCATCACCCAGGCCGACGAGTCGATGCCCGCCCACGAACAGGGTTCGGCACTACCGCCCGGCCCGCGCTACGGCGCAACACCGGCCTTCGCGGTCCCGCACGACCTCGGCTTCCGGCTCGTCGAGCGCTGGCAGTTCAACCTTGTTCAGGTGTTCAAGGCACAGCGGTAG